From a region of the Neobacillus niacini genome:
- the moaD gene encoding molybdopterin converting factor subunit 1 — translation MNKVLFFAHLRDAVGEEFLKIDASGKTVAELKAELVRNYNLPKLDSVMTAVNEEFAQDDEVIQDGDEIAFIPPVSGG, via the coding sequence AAAGTTTTATTTTTTGCTCATTTACGCGACGCAGTCGGTGAAGAGTTTCTTAAGATCGATGCAAGCGGCAAAACAGTTGCTGAATTAAAAGCAGAATTAGTTCGTAATTACAATCTTCCAAAATTAGATAGTGTTATGACAGCTGTTAATGAAGAATTTGCCCAGGATGATGAAGTGATTCAAGATGGTGATGAAATTGCCTTTATTCCTCCTGTAAGCGGCGGCTGA
- a CDS encoding thiazole biosynthesis adenylyltransferase ThiF — MDERYSRQVLFPGIGKEGQDKISRKHVLMIGAGALGSGNAEVLTRAGIGRLTIVDRDYVEASNLQRQQLYTEEDVIEKLPKAAAAQKRLKAINSDVEVKAIIADATPPMLEDLVKDVDVIIDATDNFETRMAINDVSQKYSIPWIYGACVGSYGMSFSFIPGKTPCLNCLLRTIPMQGLTCDTGGIISPAVQMVISHQSAEALKMLVEDWEAVRTSFVSFDLWRNQYTSLKMGKAKFSGCLSCGEERTYPYLDSENMTKTTVLCGRDTVQIRPSTQGELSLEKLAGQLSTLGYTVKGNPYLLSVEMDSERLVIFNDGRALIHGTKDLTHAKSIYQRILG, encoded by the coding sequence ATGGACGAACGATATTCACGACAGGTCCTCTTTCCAGGAATCGGAAAAGAAGGACAAGATAAAATTAGTAGGAAGCATGTGTTAATGATTGGAGCCGGCGCCCTTGGCTCTGGAAATGCAGAGGTACTTACACGGGCTGGGATTGGCCGACTTACAATTGTTGACAGGGATTATGTCGAAGCAAGTAACCTTCAGCGTCAACAGCTTTATACTGAAGAGGATGTCATTGAGAAGCTTCCAAAAGCAGCTGCGGCACAAAAGCGCCTTAAGGCTATCAACTCGGACGTAGAAGTGAAGGCAATTATCGCTGATGCTACTCCACCTATGCTGGAGGATTTGGTGAAGGATGTTGATGTGATCATTGATGCGACCGATAATTTTGAAACGCGGATGGCAATTAATGATGTTTCACAAAAGTATAGCATACCCTGGATTTATGGTGCGTGTGTTGGCAGTTATGGAATGAGTTTTTCGTTTATACCAGGGAAAACTCCTTGTTTAAATTGCTTGTTACGGACGATTCCGATGCAGGGATTAACCTGTGATACCGGCGGAATTATCTCGCCTGCAGTCCAAATGGTAATTTCCCATCAAAGTGCCGAAGCGCTCAAAATGCTTGTTGAGGATTGGGAGGCCGTTCGAACTTCGTTTGTCAGCTTTGACTTGTGGCGGAACCAATATACGAGTTTGAAAATGGGAAAAGCCAAATTTTCAGGCTGTTTATCGTGCGGCGAAGAAAGAACCTATCCTTATCTAGACTCAGAAAATATGACAAAGACGACTGTTTTATGCGGCCGGGATACGGTGCAGATTCGCCCATCCACACAAGGTGAGCTATCGCTTGAAAAACTGGCAGGGCAGCTGAGTACACTCGGGTATACGGTCAAAGGGAATCCGTACCTTCTGTCAGTGGAAATGGATTCTGAGCGATTGGTCATCTTTAACGATGGACGTGCTCTTATACACGGCACAAAAGACTTAACCCATGCCAAATCCATTTATCAAAGAATATTAGGTTAA
- a CDS encoding YwdI family protein — MNISVEKLLRKIEEELTLAKNSTKQDNLREKVYSIKILCELILDEKQRPQEAPLNPVPSFQPVTVQPSFQQPVTLNQPKKLEMEDEANGDSLFDF, encoded by the coding sequence GTGAATATATCGGTTGAAAAATTATTAAGGAAAATCGAAGAGGAATTAACGCTGGCAAAAAACAGCACGAAGCAAGATAACTTGCGGGAAAAAGTGTACTCTATTAAAATATTATGCGAGCTGATCCTAGATGAAAAGCAAAGACCGCAGGAAGCACCACTAAATCCTGTCCCGTCATTTCAGCCTGTAACCGTACAGCCGTCCTTTCAGCAGCCAGTAACATTAAATCAACCAAAAAAACTAGAAATGGAAGACGAAGCAAACGGCGATTCGCTATTTGATTTTTAA
- a CDS encoding DUF423 domain-containing protein: MKTFIIIGAINAFLAVALGAFGAHGLKDRLDPYYLDIWKTGVTYQMFHATALLVIGILLGKVAASTFFTWSGWLFLVGIILFSGSLYVLSLTKVGVLGAITPLGGVCFLAGWILMIIGTVKDL, encoded by the coding sequence ATGAAAACTTTTATTATTATCGGCGCTATTAACGCCTTTTTAGCGGTGGCACTTGGGGCATTTGGTGCTCATGGACTTAAGGATAGGCTAGATCCCTATTACCTAGACATTTGGAAAACAGGTGTAACCTATCAAATGTTTCATGCAACTGCACTTTTGGTCATTGGAATCCTGCTAGGCAAAGTGGCAGCAAGTACATTCTTCACTTGGTCAGGTTGGCTATTCCTAGTAGGAATCATTCTTTTCAGCGGAAGTCTCTATGTTTTAAGCTTAACAAAAGTAGGAGTGCTTGGCGCAATCACACCGCTTGGAGGAGTTTGCTTCTTAGCAGGCTGGATCTTAATGATTATTGGTACAGTAAAGGATTTATAA
- the gerQ gene encoding spore coat protein GerQ, whose protein sequence is MNQYYNQQGYQPYPARQQGGNQFQGQGGYFPGQQQQGFPQFPQQGAPAGTPAASQQQGMLPIEQSYIENILRLNKGKLATVYATFEGNNQWNAKKFVGIIEAAGRDHLILSDPQTGQRTLIPMVAFDYATFDEELEYEYPFGAGPGLSTFPPR, encoded by the coding sequence ATGAATCAATATTATAATCAACAAGGGTATCAGCCTTATCCCGCTAGACAGCAAGGCGGAAATCAATTTCAAGGCCAAGGAGGATACTTTCCTGGTCAGCAGCAGCAAGGGTTTCCACAGTTTCCACAACAAGGAGCTCCTGCCGGGACTCCTGCAGCTTCACAGCAGCAGGGAATGCTGCCAATTGAGCAATCGTACATCGAAAATATTTTACGACTAAACAAAGGGAAGTTAGCAACTGTTTATGCAACTTTTGAAGGCAACAACCAATGGAATGCCAAGAAATTTGTTGGAATTATTGAAGCAGCAGGACGCGACCATCTCATTTTAAGTGATCCTCAAACCGGTCAGCGTACGCTCATCCCAATGGTAGCTTTCGATTATGCTACATTTGATGAAGAGCTTGAATACGAATATCCTTTTGGGGCTGGACCTGGTTTAAGTACTTTCCCGCCAAGATAA
- the hemQ gene encoding hydrogen peroxide-dependent heme synthase: MSEAAQTLDGWYCLHDFRTVDWTTWKMLSSDERQSAIHEFLSLVEKWNHTQERNEGSHALYTIVGQKADFMMMILRPTMAELNEIETEFNKTKLAEFTIPAHSYVSVVELSNYLPAGEDPYQNPQILARLYPKLPKTAHVCFYPMDKRRQGNDNWYMLPMEDRRNMMRSHGMIGRTYAGKVKQIITGSVGFDDYEWGVTLFAEDVLQFKKLVYEMRFDEVSARFGEFGAFFVGNLLEEERVPRFLHV; this comes from the coding sequence ATGAGTGAAGCAGCTCAAACGCTTGATGGCTGGTATTGTTTGCATGATTTCCGTACAGTTGATTGGACAACTTGGAAAATGCTTTCCAGTGATGAACGCCAGTCCGCGATTCACGAGTTTTTAAGTCTAGTTGAAAAATGGAATCACACACAAGAACGTAACGAAGGCAGTCATGCTTTATATACAATTGTTGGACAAAAGGCAGATTTCATGATGATGATTTTACGCCCAACAATGGCAGAACTAAATGAAATTGAAACAGAATTTAATAAAACAAAATTAGCAGAGTTTACGATTCCTGCTCACTCTTATGTGTCTGTAGTTGAATTAAGTAACTACTTGCCTGCTGGAGAGGACCCATACCAAAATCCACAAATTCTTGCTCGTCTATACCCTAAGCTTCCTAAAACAGCACATGTTTGTTTCTATCCAATGGACAAGCGCCGTCAGGGCAACGACAACTGGTATATGCTTCCGATGGAAGATCGCCGCAATATGATGAGGAGCCACGGAATGATTGGGCGTACATATGCAGGAAAAGTGAAGCAAATCATTACAGGTTCTGTGGGCTTTGATGATTATGAGTGGGGCGTAACGCTGTTTGCTGAGGATGTTCTTCAATTTAAAAAACTTGTCTATGAAATGCGTTTTGATGAAGTAAGTGCACGCTTCGGTGAATTTGGTGCCTTCTTTGTCGGCAACTTATTAGAGGAAGAAAGAGTCCCTCGATTCTTACATGTTTAA